One Stigmatella aurantiaca genomic window carries:
- a CDS encoding phytoene desaturase family protein yields the protein MGIGQGGRPTAVVVGAGVGGLAAAARLARQGFDVQLFEKTDGPGGRCAQLKVDGFTWDMGPTIVLMPEVFEETFRALGRRIEDYLTLMRCKTNYRIHFRDGSDVTFTSELCAMGQELERIEPGSFERYLAFMAQGRVQYRTSLDHLVGRNYAGIADYFSPGVLAKIFKVRAHRRMYADVSRYFQDDRLRAAMTFQTMYLGVSPFASPAVYGLLPFTELGVGIWFPKGGLYAIPLALERVAREEGVRLHYGAPVRRILTEGARATGVELEGGRVVRADVVLCNADLPYVYEKLLEGAPTSLRRKDSLRYTSSGYMLYLGLKKRYEGLDQHTVVFGRDYRGSFDDIFERFRVPADPSFYLNIPSRLDPSLAPPGKDGVYVLVPVPRQHPGVDWKVEGPRVRAQVFQRLAELGYPELERDVEVERVFTPDDWASSFNLMHGSAFGLAQNFFQIGPFRPSNQDARVKNLFFVGASTQPGTGLPTVLISARLVVERMLAWAQQSRLSLAPQPPASPAAVELAS from the coding sequence ATGGGCATCGGGCAAGGGGGCAGGCCTACGGCGGTGGTGGTGGGCGCCGGCGTGGGAGGGCTCGCCGCCGCGGCCCGGCTGGCGCGCCAGGGGTTCGACGTTCAGCTCTTCGAGAAGACGGACGGGCCTGGGGGCCGCTGCGCCCAGCTGAAGGTGGACGGCTTCACGTGGGACATGGGCCCCACCATCGTGCTGATGCCGGAGGTCTTCGAGGAGACGTTCCGGGCGCTGGGCCGGCGCATCGAGGACTACCTGACGCTGATGCGGTGCAAGACGAACTACCGCATCCACTTCCGGGACGGCTCGGACGTCACCTTCACCTCCGAGCTGTGCGCCATGGGCCAGGAGCTGGAGCGCATCGAACCGGGCAGCTTCGAGCGCTACCTGGCCTTCATGGCCCAGGGGCGCGTGCAGTACCGCACCAGCCTGGACCACTTGGTGGGGCGCAACTACGCGGGCATCGCCGACTACTTCTCGCCCGGGGTGCTGGCGAAGATTTTCAAGGTCCGCGCCCACCGGCGCATGTACGCGGACGTCAGCCGCTACTTCCAGGACGACCGGCTGCGCGCGGCGATGACGTTCCAGACGATGTACCTGGGCGTCTCGCCCTTCGCCTCGCCGGCGGTGTACGGGCTGCTGCCCTTCACGGAGCTGGGCGTGGGCATCTGGTTCCCCAAGGGGGGCCTGTACGCCATCCCCCTGGCGCTGGAGCGCGTGGCGCGCGAGGAGGGCGTGCGGCTGCACTATGGCGCCCCCGTGCGGCGCATCCTCACCGAGGGCGCGCGCGCCACGGGCGTGGAGCTGGAAGGGGGCCGCGTGGTGCGGGCCGACGTGGTGCTGTGCAACGCGGACCTGCCCTACGTGTACGAGAAGCTCCTGGAGGGGGCGCCCACCTCGCTCCGGCGCAAGGACTCGCTGCGCTACACCTCCAGCGGCTACATGCTCTACCTGGGGCTGAAGAAGCGCTACGAGGGGTTGGATCAGCACACGGTGGTGTTCGGCCGGGACTACCGCGGCTCCTTCGACGACATCTTCGAGCGCTTCCGCGTGCCGGCCGACCCGAGCTTCTACCTCAACATCCCCTCGCGCCTGGACCCCAGCCTGGCGCCGCCGGGCAAGGACGGGGTGTACGTGCTGGTGCCGGTGCCGCGCCAGCACCCCGGCGTGGACTGGAAGGTGGAGGGCCCGCGGGTGCGGGCGCAGGTGTTCCAGCGCCTCGCGGAGCTGGGCTACCCGGAGCTCGAGAGGGACGTGGAGGTGGAGCGCGTCTTCACCCCGGATGACTGGGCCTCCTCCTTCAACCTGATGCACGGCAGTGCGTTCGGGCTGGCGCAGAACTTCTTCCAGATCGGCCCCTTCCGGCCCTCGAACCAGGACGCGCGCGTGAAGAACCTCTTCTTCGTCGGGGCCTCCACGCAGCCGGGCACGGGCCTGCCCACGGTGCTCATCTCCGCGCGGCTGGTGGTGGAGCGCATGCTGGCGTGGGCCCAGCAGAGCCGGCTGTCCCTCGCCCCGCAGCCGCCCGCCTCCCCGGCGGCGGTGGAGCTGGCGTCATGA
- a CDS encoding polyprenyl synthetase family protein, which yields MAHPFPSVAAPVLAPAQGLARPDLTWLQLVQGQIEASLAELFELPDEAGLDPRWTQAMARTRDYALRPAKRLRPVLVVAGYSLARGTTGVPAGLWQFAAGLELLHTFLLVHDDVADRADLRRGGAALHHLLAPGRAGEDLAVVVGDHLFARSMEAMLGSGLKGAAKACQYYLAVCRHTAAGQYLDLDLSRAALADVGLFQALRVAHLKTARYGFCAPLVCGAMLAEAGEELCQGLERVGRYGGLAYQLRDDVLGLFGDARMSGKAGDSDFCQGKRTFPVLAAYARANAEARAELERLWALPAGEKDEAALARARELVERWGGRAACERMVDRSSRAARGALRALPDGGGMRELLDNLITRLAHRAA from the coding sequence ATGGCTCACCCTTTCCCGTCGGTGGCTGCTCCCGTGTTGGCGCCCGCTCAGGGGCTGGCGCGGCCAGACCTGACCTGGCTCCAACTCGTCCAAGGGCAGATCGAAGCGTCGCTGGCCGAGCTGTTCGAGCTGCCGGACGAGGCGGGGTTGGACCCGCGGTGGACGCAGGCCATGGCGCGCACGCGCGACTACGCCTTGCGGCCGGCCAAGCGCTTGCGCCCTGTGCTGGTGGTGGCGGGCTACAGCCTGGCGCGGGGCACCACGGGCGTGCCCGCGGGGCTGTGGCAGTTCGCGGCCGGGTTGGAGCTGCTGCATACCTTCCTCCTCGTTCATGACGATGTGGCCGACCGGGCCGACTTGCGCCGGGGGGGCGCGGCGCTGCACCACCTGCTGGCCCCCGGGCGGGCGGGCGAGGACCTGGCGGTGGTGGTGGGGGACCACCTCTTCGCCCGCTCCATGGAGGCCATGCTGGGCTCGGGCCTCAAGGGGGCCGCGAAGGCCTGCCAGTACTACCTGGCGGTCTGCCGGCACACCGCGGCCGGGCAGTATCTGGATCTGGACCTGTCGCGGGCGGCGCTGGCGGACGTGGGGCTCTTCCAGGCGCTGCGCGTGGCCCACCTGAAGACGGCGCGCTACGGCTTCTGCGCCCCGCTGGTGTGCGGGGCGATGCTGGCGGAGGCCGGGGAGGAGCTGTGCCAGGGGCTGGAGCGGGTGGGGCGCTACGGGGGCCTGGCCTACCAGCTCCGGGACGATGTGCTCGGCCTGTTCGGGGACGCGCGCATGTCGGGCAAGGCCGGCGACAGTGACTTCTGCCAGGGCAAGCGCACCTTCCCGGTGCTGGCCGCGTACGCGCGCGCCAACGCCGAGGCGCGCGCGGAGCTGGAGCGGTTGTGGGCGCTGCCGGCCGGGGAGAAGGACGAGGCGGCGCTGGCGCGGGCCCGGGAGCTGGTGGAGCGGTGGGGAGGCCGTGCCGCGTGCGAGCGGATGGTGGATCGCTCCTCGCGCGCGGCGCGAGGGGCCCTGCGGGCCCTGCCTGACGGCGGCGGGATGCGCGAGCTGCTGGACAACCTCATCACCCGGCTGGCGCACCGTGCCGCTTAA
- a CDS encoding peroxiredoxin family protein, whose protein sequence is MKTWLTTALAVTLVTGGARAQQPSGAVDATLRRSDGEPVRLSHWRGKPVILFYEDKDSVRLNAPLKERLFALASERGLREAAWVVAVANLEKFNFFPARQIALSYVKDEEKKTGVPILVDLEGTLGADPWKLPMKTSNVLLLDAEGTVLYRYSGRMADKDMELFLALLARLVGVNLGTEEAHP, encoded by the coding sequence ATGAAGACGTGGCTCACGACAGCGTTGGCGGTGACCCTGGTCACGGGAGGCGCGCGTGCCCAGCAGCCTTCCGGTGCAGTGGATGCGACCTTGAGACGCTCGGACGGGGAGCCCGTACGGCTGTCGCACTGGAGGGGAAAGCCCGTCATCCTGTTCTACGAGGACAAGGACTCGGTGCGCCTCAATGCCCCGCTCAAGGAGCGTCTCTTCGCGCTGGCCAGCGAGCGGGGGCTCAGGGAGGCGGCCTGGGTGGTGGCGGTGGCGAACCTGGAGAAGTTCAACTTCTTTCCCGCCCGGCAGATCGCCCTGTCCTACGTGAAGGATGAGGAGAAGAAGACCGGGGTGCCCATCCTGGTGGATCTTGAGGGCACCCTGGGCGCGGACCCCTGGAAGCTGCCCATGAAGACCTCCAACGTCCTGCTCCTGGATGCGGAGGGCACCGTCCTCTACCGGTACTCGGGCCGCATGGCGGACAAGGACATGGAGCTGTTCCTCGCGCTGCTGGCGCGGCTGGTCGGTGTGAACCTGGGAACGGAGGAGGCCCACCCATGA
- a CDS encoding TIGR01777 family oxidoreductase — MKVAITGANGFLGTALVQGLLEHGHTVHVLVRNVEQSLARLPPGVTGAPFHAEAPLPPEALAGAEAVVYLAGASLLQRWNEESKQRIRNSRTQGTHHLVEALRAAGTVKRFVCGSAVGHYGTGLSSATLTEDSPPGDDFLAQVCVEWEAQALRAREAGISTALARIGMVLHPEGGALHALLPQFRLGAGGRVGSGKQYVSWVHRADQVAALRFLLEHPELEGPYNIAAPEPVTNAEFAHTLAHVLGRPSVMTIPAFVLKAAVGEGAVLMLHGQRVLPQRLTEAGFSFRHPRLEGALKDLLA, encoded by the coding sequence ATGAAGGTGGCCATCACCGGCGCCAACGGGTTTCTGGGCACCGCGCTTGTTCAAGGTTTGTTGGAACATGGGCACACCGTCCATGTTCTGGTGCGAAACGTTGAACAGAGCCTCGCCCGGCTCCCGCCGGGGGTGACGGGGGCCCCGTTCCACGCAGAAGCCCCGCTGCCCCCCGAGGCCCTCGCGGGCGCGGAGGCGGTGGTCTACCTGGCGGGCGCCTCGCTGCTCCAGCGCTGGAACGAGGAGAGCAAGCAGCGCATCCGGAACAGCCGCACGCAGGGCACCCACCACTTGGTGGAGGCCCTGCGCGCGGCGGGCACGGTGAAGCGCTTCGTGTGCGGCTCGGCGGTGGGCCACTACGGCACCGGCCTGTCCTCCGCGACGCTCACGGAGGACAGCCCCCCGGGCGACGACTTCCTGGCCCAGGTGTGCGTGGAGTGGGAGGCCCAGGCGCTGCGGGCGCGCGAGGCGGGCATCTCCACGGCGCTGGCGCGGATCGGCATGGTGCTGCACCCGGAAGGGGGCGCCCTGCACGCCCTCCTGCCCCAATTCCGCCTGGGCGCGGGGGGCCGGGTGGGCTCGGGCAAGCAGTACGTGAGCTGGGTGCACCGCGCGGATCAGGTGGCCGCGCTCCGGTTCCTGCTGGAGCACCCGGAGCTGGAGGGGCCCTACAACATCGCCGCGCCGGAGCCCGTCACCAACGCCGAGTTCGCCCACACACTGGCCCACGTGCTGGGGCGCCCCTCGGTGATGACCATCCCCGCCTTTGTCCTGAAGGCGGCCGTGGGCGAGGGCGCCGTGCTCATGCTCCACGGCCAGCGGGTGCTGCCCCAGCGCCTCACCGAGGCGGGCTTCTCCTTCCGCCACCCCCGCCTGGAGGGGGCCCTGAAAGATCTACTCGCCTGA
- a CDS encoding phytoene/squalene synthase family protein, with protein sequence MNSHENARLVSQGYRLARSVTRHHAKSFYFASYLLFGERRKAAFALYAFCRRLDDMVDESGEGVAPVDLKARLERARQRVAEVYLPMPELAAPGLESPAQRLMSAQEQCPWDEGEFAALKHCIHRFRIPEQPFQDLISGMEMDLTKSRYATFEELDLYCYRVAGVVGLMLTPVLGCIDERAAAHAADLGRGMQLTNILRDVREDLERGRVYLPSAELASFGLSEADLWAGKTDARWRDFMRFQIHRARGYYASAAAGVPYLTGLGSRRMVRLMGGIYGDILRVIEARDYDVFSGRAYVPGRRKLALALAAFSRPETVLPTPLPVEKAPAPLLPTRSQG encoded by the coding sequence ATGAACTCGCACGAGAATGCGCGCCTCGTCTCCCAGGGCTACCGGCTGGCGCGCTCGGTGACGCGCCACCACGCCAAGAGCTTCTACTTCGCCTCGTACCTGCTGTTCGGCGAGCGGCGCAAGGCGGCGTTCGCCCTGTACGCCTTCTGCCGGCGGCTGGACGACATGGTGGACGAGAGCGGCGAGGGCGTGGCGCCGGTGGACCTGAAGGCCCGGCTGGAGCGGGCGCGGCAGCGCGTGGCGGAGGTGTACCTGCCCATGCCGGAGCTGGCGGCGCCCGGGCTGGAGTCCCCCGCGCAGCGGCTGATGAGCGCCCAGGAGCAGTGCCCCTGGGACGAGGGCGAGTTCGCCGCCCTCAAGCACTGCATCCACCGCTTCCGCATTCCCGAGCAGCCCTTCCAGGACCTCATCTCCGGCATGGAGATGGACCTGACGAAGAGCCGCTACGCCACCTTCGAGGAGTTGGACCTGTACTGCTACCGCGTCGCCGGCGTGGTGGGGCTGATGCTCACCCCGGTGCTGGGGTGCATCGATGAGCGCGCCGCGGCCCACGCGGCGGACCTGGGCCGGGGCATGCAGCTCACCAACATCCTGCGCGACGTGCGCGAGGACCTGGAGCGCGGCCGGGTCTACCTGCCCAGCGCGGAGCTGGCCTCCTTCGGGCTGTCCGAGGCGGACCTGTGGGCGGGCAAGACCGATGCGCGGTGGCGCGACTTCATGCGCTTCCAGATTCACCGGGCGCGCGGCTACTACGCGAGCGCGGCCGCCGGGGTGCCCTACCTGACGGGCCTGGGCAGCCGCCGCATGGTGCGGCTGATGGGCGGCATCTACGGGGACATCCTGCGCGTCATCGAGGCGCGGGACTACGACGTGTTCAGCGGGCGCGCGTACGTGCCGGGCCGCCGCAAGCTGGCGCTGGCGCTGGCGGCCTTCTCCCGGCCGGAGACGGTCCTGCCCACCCCGTTACCGGTGGAGAAGGCGCCCGCGCCGCTGCTTCCCACGAGGAGCCAGGGATGA
- a CDS encoding hydroxymethylglutaryl-CoA reductase, degradative gives MSDDSVKPLEIPRTSRLSGFYREPMERRRSRLVEARWLTALEARELEGLGGFDEACADAMVENVIGLHGLPLGVALNFVVDGQARLVPMAVEEPSIIAAASYAARLCAEGGGFTVSADAPITTAQVQLLDVPRLEAAMDTLRKEAPALLDRADALMPAMCQRGGGARELEVRVLDATTLVVHLHVDTRDAMGANLVNGLAEALAPWLGALTGARVGLKILTNLADRRKVRVCARVPLAALASEGFTDGEQVLEGILAAQRFAELDVYRAVTHNKGVMNGVDAVLVACGNDWRAVEAGAHAYAARSGRYQPLTSWWREPDGALGGALEMPLATSTVGGAARTHAGVRRALKLAGTSRAVELAGLAAAAGLATNLAALKALSTEGIQRGHMSLHARRVAVEAGARGELVDIVSERLSREHVYRPERARELLDGELAPLMGEQG, from the coding sequence ATGAGCGACGACAGCGTGAAGCCGCTGGAGATTCCGCGCACCTCGCGCCTGTCGGGCTTCTACCGCGAGCCGATGGAGCGGCGCCGGTCCCGGCTGGTGGAGGCCCGCTGGCTGACGGCCCTGGAGGCCCGGGAGCTGGAGGGGCTGGGGGGCTTCGACGAGGCGTGCGCGGACGCGATGGTGGAGAACGTCATCGGCCTGCATGGCCTGCCGCTGGGCGTGGCGCTCAACTTCGTGGTGGATGGCCAGGCGCGGCTGGTGCCCATGGCGGTGGAGGAGCCCTCCATCATCGCCGCGGCCAGCTACGCGGCCCGGCTGTGCGCCGAGGGCGGCGGCTTCACGGTGTCCGCGGACGCGCCCATCACCACCGCGCAGGTGCAGCTCTTGGACGTGCCCCGCCTGGAGGCGGCCATGGACACGCTGCGCAAGGAGGCCCCCGCGCTGCTGGATCGTGCCGATGCGCTGATGCCCGCCATGTGCCAGCGCGGCGGCGGGGCGCGGGAGCTGGAGGTGCGCGTGCTGGATGCCACCACGCTGGTGGTGCACCTGCACGTGGACACGCGCGATGCGATGGGCGCCAACCTCGTCAACGGCCTGGCGGAGGCGCTGGCGCCCTGGCTGGGCGCGCTCACCGGGGCCCGGGTGGGGCTGAAGATCCTCACCAACCTGGCGGACCGGCGCAAGGTGCGCGTGTGCGCGCGCGTGCCGCTGGCGGCGCTGGCCTCGGAGGGCTTCACGGACGGGGAGCAGGTGCTGGAGGGCATCCTCGCGGCGCAGCGCTTCGCGGAGCTGGACGTGTACCGCGCCGTCACCCACAACAAGGGGGTGATGAACGGCGTGGACGCGGTGCTGGTGGCGTGCGGCAATGACTGGCGCGCGGTGGAGGCCGGTGCCCACGCCTATGCGGCGCGCTCGGGCCGCTACCAGCCGCTCACGTCCTGGTGGCGCGAGCCGGACGGGGCGCTGGGCGGCGCGCTGGAGATGCCGCTGGCCACCTCCACCGTGGGGGGCGCGGCCCGCACGCACGCGGGCGTACGCCGGGCGCTGAAGCTGGCGGGGACCTCGCGCGCGGTGGAGCTGGCGGGGTTGGCGGCCGCGGCGGGGCTGGCCACGAACCTGGCGGCGCTCAAGGCGCTGTCCACCGAGGGCATCCAGCGGGGCCACATGTCGCTGCACGCGCGGCGCGTGGCGGTGGAGGCCGGCGCGCGCGGCGAGCTGGTGGACATCGTCTCCGAGCGGCTGTCGCGCGAGCACGTGTACCGGCCGGAGCGGGCGCGGGAGCTGCTCGATGGGGAGCTGGCACCGCTCATGGGAGAGCAGGGATGA